In Brassica napus cultivar Da-Ae unplaced genomic scaffold, Da-Ae ScsIHWf_1230;HRSCAF=1757, whole genome shotgun sequence, the genomic stretch aacttcgacaaatatttaaatatttagcatatagaggtatagtattacaacattaaattatatctatttaatttatactatctataaatccaatggatcatctattgtttaaatccaattattgatagtccaataaaaatttctggtatgcccaaaatttaaatgataagattagatattaaatgtaacatgactttctatgaatatgtccattaggtccattttataaaaaatcacacataaatcaaggttgtgacttctgttttaatatataagatggttTGCTTGATGCGAGGATGCACATATATTTCAATTCTCTTTCCATTAATACTTTTAGTTTAGTTTCAATTAATTATAGTTAAGATCACtggaattaattatttttgggaATATAGACTCAaagaatcaaaatgaccaaaatgtttcattaaagaggtaaggGTTAGACTAATTCAaaccttagagtttagagttaaacgGTGTGGATTTGagtttgagatttaaaattttataaaataaaaactaaatattacaattttgaaaataaaaaattttaaaatagtttcaaaaagtattttcgaattacaaaaagaaaatttgaaaaaaataaataaaaaataaaaaataaaaaaatttagaaaaaagtttgaatttgaaaacatataatctaaaactataaaaaaaatatttttctaattttttgttttatatatatctagGATATTAGAgtcattttacctattaaatgaaacattttggtcgtttttttctttgtgatctatttttttgatcaaaacttcaaaatggTCTATTTAGAAGAATTGCCCATCATTTTTTGCATATACAAATTAGCGAgagcaaaaaaattaattaggcAGCTTCATTGTTAACGACAAGAGGGGAAAGATTAGATAAGTGAGAAGATGTGAAGCTCATAGATGATGATGGCTCCCTTGCAGACAATCCAAATTGGaaacatctaaaatataaaaaaaattatttttctaatttttattttttatttttttatatctagTGTATTAGAGtttttttacctattaaatgaaatattttggtgttttcttccttatggtctatttttgtgatcaaaacttcaaaatagtctatttaggagaattgccCATCATTTTTTACATATACAAATTAGCGAgagcaaaaaaattaattaagcagCTTCATTGTTAACGACAAGAGGGGAAAGATTAGACAAGTGAGAAGACGTGAAGCTCATAGATGATTATGGCTCCATTGCAGACAATCCAAATTGGAAACATCTATATCACAAATTTTCTTTAACTCACATCTGATTATgtcaagtaaataaataattcagCAAGAACATTATTAGTCTTTCTTGCAAGATTTGTAAAGTGATcaaattctttttatatataattgcaTACAAAGTCATTTCTTGGAGTTCATCAAGAAACTAAAACTCCCAACAATTTCTTTGGGAGAGCGAGAGACTCTCTTTAGACCTCCTCTCAATCCTATCACCATTCTCCTCATTAGTTATCTGCAAAAGCCATTTGGTATAAAACAGCAAAGCTAACAAAGAGAGATAATGAAACCACTTGGAAAAAAGAGGACTTGCCTGATTATAAAGCAGCTCTGAATCAGTTACAGCAACCACTGAGTGGAGATTGTTCTCTAAAGCTACTGTAAGGCCATCGAGTAAAGCTAAGTAGTTAGCTACAGAGTCTTGAGCATAAAAGTCAGCTTCTTCTGGACCTGAATCAACTCAAAATCTTCTCCTGACCTCTCCAACACAACACCGATTCCTGAATGACCAGAACTTGAATCTCCTCTCTCGGTTATTGAAACTCCTTTGAAGAACATCTTAACAGAGAACTCATCATCAAGTTCATCTCTTTGGCTGTATTATCATCAGTTTCCTTTAACCATACTTGTTCATCATCACCACAACAGCTTCTAAAATCTTCCTCATCTACTATGTGATTCAATGACagctcatcatcatcaacatcacAAGAAACCTCTTGATTCTCCATGTTTGGCTACAAAAAGGTACAAACTTTATTTACTTAGCGACAAACCAAGGAAGCCCAGTAAGAGCCAAACCTTGTGGACATCATCTAACCTCAAACCTAGAGAGAGAACAtgaaaaagaaataaactttACGTTACAGATCAGCAGAACAGCTAATcttacaccaacagatcagcataaattaaattcattcaGACAATAACAAAAGAAACAGCTTGATTTGTTCACCGGCCACTGAAACCAACCAAACGCCTCAATTATTACATTAACTAAAGAgggaaaataattaaataataagaaaaaacaattagaGATATGTTTAAGATCATTAAGGAAGAACACAAACCCAGAGATATCTTATCAAGTAGAGGGGGATTTACATTTACACTTGGAAACTAAAACTACGACGAAAATTCTAAGCTGCCCATCTTCAAagtctctgttttttttatttttccaagGGAGAAAAGGTgaaatttactttatttttgcATTGTTTTGGATGTTCATGTTTCTACTGGAATTTGTGGAGAGAAGGGGAAGAATCATCggtgtttctgttttttttttctctctcctcGAATGACGTAAGTCAAcagttttttactttattttcagGATTAGGGTATCGGTTTGTATATGGATCTAATTGATTTTTTCAAGTATTAGATTTTCAGGTTCAAAAATTGCAAATACTTGGTCAGATTCGAGTTGGATCCTTCCGATGGGTCAGTTTACTGATATGTAAAAACCAGAAAGTAACCAATTATctattgtgtttcaaaaaaaaaccaattatCTATTGTATTTACTTTCTATTGTATTTGATGTGGGTTTGGATATTTTAAACCTAAATAACCAAACTATGATTTGATtcagatattttatatttcaaactatctaaaaataattaaaatatatattaaatatggtCGAAATCGTCAAAATAATCATAGATACGACTTGATTAGAGCACTTTATATCCGAgctatccaattttttttataaaaaaaagttaaaatatttattttttattttttattttaagtattataattaatatatatatatatatacttatttactTTTCAGTGCGGATTAGGTTTGACatcatttttgaatataatgATATAGGATTCATTCCAATATTTAGATTTGATTCAACTAGGCTTGAAATTCTAATTTTCGGATTAATTCTGAAACGATTTTTCGGatgtaaatatatgtttaacctactttattctttcttttaattattttttatttactttatgtATTTCTTGGCTGGCATTCTCGAACTGTGATGCAAGTTTATACATTTCTCCACGGCTTCTTTGTTAATTagcaaataattaaaatgtgagGACAGAAGATTAGTTAAGTTAAACCTGTAATCGAATTGGATTAGTCCCTGAAGAAGTATAGCTTAAGAAACCAAAGAAGCACATGGTGTATTACTgtaataaaacaattatttggaaaaactagtttccctacATTTTAAAGAATCTattctttcaaaatcttgattggATGCAAAATGGTTTTTGGAAAAACAGAAACCAAAAACTAATccaaaaaccacaaacaatcaatctttaaataaagataacaaaaggaaaagttaaattataaaatgaacTATTGCTGCAACAGAAAACATTCAAGAACACTTGTGGCAGCAACAAGTTTGAAAATGGAGACATCAATCATTAGCTTAACTATCTTAACTTAATTTAAATAGGGGAATTTGAATATCAACTTAATAGCTTTTTAGGGCATCTCGAACCTATGCCACCATTTTAGTATCAAAATcacattattttagtatatttttagcACCAAATTTTTTTGACTCTCCAATCACAATATTAAATGTTACACCAAAAAggaatatttttcattattttattattaatcaaaattctgttatttttaataattttaataaatattaataattttatgactaaaatatattaaatcatattaaaataattatatttaaatataatattattataatatattattaaagcaTAATGTTACATGAATTAATTAAActcacaaaatttaaattataatatactaAATCTAAAGATTATAATTTTCCAACCAcacatctttaaatatttttttatgaattttaaatttaacttatatttgttttatttaagctaatatttatattaattaatataatgatgatgtactaaaattatttaattcagTTGTAAACTAATCATACAGATCAAATGTAGtcaaatataattaaacaatacataaataaatagttaTGACAAAAAACATTCGTCGTCGCTACATTGTTGCACCAAATATAGCGTGGTACCGTAGCAAAAAAGATAATCACACTAAAATGCAGTTAAATATGCAGttggattgaaaaaaaaaacatcaaatcaGATACTATTTTGGTGTTTTGCAGTGTGGTTCGAGTTGGCTTGCAGTGCTGTGGCAACGGAACAAAAAGTACAGAACAGAGGAAATAAACAAAACAGATGTGATTGCTAAaagaacaaaccaaataaattgaACAATAACATCCCTTGAATGATGATCAAACTAATATAACATTGTTTTCactacattaaaaaaaacaatgtaatagataatattatataaggCTATAAAAGAGTTTTCAGATATTTTCAaacttgttattttaaaatatgtacacTGATATATTAAACTTGTAGAGAATATGTATCTTAACCaagatgtaaatatatttttggtttgatGTATCAGTCTAAGGAACAAAGTTATATTCCACTATTTGGCAAATATCATCACACATTGGCATTGTCGAGTTCAGTTAGTAGTAACACACTGACAAAATAACCGGTGTGATCGGTTAGTGTGTTATTCTTATCAGAAATACACATTCTAtgttaagttcaaaaaaaaaaatacacattcTATGTACATGTTTCACATTTGTTGGCAAGTGCAATTATTCTGAGTACCCTGAAAGAAACACACTATATAGGCCTGTAGATAAAGCAAATAAGCAATATGGCCAACATCAATAGATGGGCTAatcaaagttttttattttttattattattattatattatattttgttaatattttttttaacttagcAATgtgtgtatattttattttgacgaTGTATAACACAAGACATTTTCCCCTTATAAGAGTACTAAACTACGTGTATGGTTTCGGCATGATCCACACCCTCCACCCGATTAAACAAGAATAAGATAACGTGCAATACAATTCAAAACCTTTTGTATCTAACAATGTTCACACACTGTCAATAAATCAGGAATTTGATTCTCTAGCTAgtgtaatcttttttttcttctattgaTTTAGCCCATTATTTATCAGTGACTTCCCATACCAGCACCGATAATAGGCCGGCAGATATGCCTATATAAACTAACCAAAAGACAAAACATTGATTTCATCAAACATCATATACTATATTCTAATGGCTACCAAACTCGTCTACATTCTCCTCATCATATTCACATTCACcgtatctccggcgatctcaaCCGCCCCGAAAGATTGCGACATCGGCTTGGAGAATCCGTGCATCAGTAAATCTAAGGCTTTGCCACTCAAAATCGTAGCCATTGTAGCTATCCTCACGACAAGCTTGATAGGTGTAATGACTCCTCTTTTCAGCCGTTACATTTCTTTCATCCATCCTGACGGCAACGGTTTCATGATCTTGAAGTGTTTTTCTTCCGGAATCATCCTAGGAACTGGTTTCATGCACGTTTTGCCTGACTCTTTCGAGATGTTGTCATCAAAATGTCTTAATGATGATCCGTGGCATAAGTTTCCTTTTGCGGGATTTGTCGCTATGGTGTCCGGTCTAGTCACTCTAGCCATTGACTCCGTTACCACCAGCCTTTATACCGTCAAAAACACAGTCGGGCAAGAGCCTGAAGAGTATGGCGTTGATCAAGAGAAGGCGACTCACACTAGCCACGGTTATGGTGTTGTGCTAGCAACTAAAGATAATGGATCTTCTGATCCACAACTTCTACGGTATCGTGTCATTGCTATGGTTAGtgtaaatgaaaataatttgaGCGAcgttacattttaaataaaataatacttgGATATATATATCTTGAACCAAATTATGAAATTCATGGATAGGTATTGGAGCTTGGGATTTTATTTCATTCCATGGTCATTGGACTATCTCTAGGAGCAACTAATGATGCATGCACCATTAAAGGACTCATAATAGCTCTTTGCTTCCATCACCTGTTCGAAGGCATAGGTCTCGGTGGCTGCATCCTCCAGGTACAAATATACCTTCATATTCTCTTATCTCAAATTATTAGTTAGAGATTTATCTTCATAGATATGTACAAAATTTATGTGAAACAGGCAGATTTTAGAAATGTGAAGAAGTTCTTGATGGCATTCTTTTTCGCTGGAACAACACCTAGTGGTATCTTTCTTGGGATCGCATTGTCAAGTATCTATAGAGATAACAGTCCAACGGCGTTGATAACGATTGGGCTGTTAAATGCTTGCTCGGCCGGAATGCTCATCTACATGGCCCTCGTCGACCTTCTGGCTACCGAGTTCATGGGATCAATGCTCCAAGGTAGCATCAAGCTTCAGATCAAGTGCTTCGCGGCCGCTTTGCTTGGCTGCGCCGTAATGTCTGTCGTCGCCAAGTGGGCTTAAAACACTCTTATCAACataattaatcaattatttGATTCATTATATACATTCAAGGTGAAAATGATTCGCCTTTGTACATTTGAGGgtgtagtttttaattttattccataattttatttgtatattgaCATATTGATTATTGACATGGCAATATGGCATTGTAAGAGTTTGAAATCCACTCTATTAATTTAGAGTTCTACTTTTTAtctacttaaaaatattttcgttTAAATTTGGACATATTCACAATTCTTTAGAGTAATTATAACATTCCTTATTATAGCTTATACAATATAActtctgtttaaaaaaaagtatattctTAAATTTGATTCTTCTATTTGGACCTATTCACAGAACTAACTTCGTATTTGAATCGTTGACTGTACTTCTTTTggtaaaattaaactataattcCTTTGAAAAACATTAACCAAATTTAACCAATACGACATACTTATCAATTATTCAGACATTTACAGAGTTTATACAGTTTCTCTTTACAAGTTTCAATGTTTTCTTCTCCTCATTATCTCATGTTTGAATCTGTGGAAGTAACTCTAAAAAATaaccaagttaaaaaaaaagactaaatgATAATTAATTTCTTCTCCACGCTGTAACGGATGCATTGTTTCCCATAAAACAAATTTACCCATACCTCATCTTCATTCATATGTGGATGATTGAATTCATCAACATCTATAATAGATTTTTGCAATttgtattagtttatttttcatgtgtagaattaatatatttaacattttaaaatattttttcacttTATGTtcacaaatattatatataaaaatattttttttatatataataaaaataaaatgatatgtttaatatattatttatcataaattttcaatattttgaataaaacttaattaaaata encodes the following:
- the LOC106449779 gene encoding fe(2+) transport protein 2, translated to MATKLVYILLIIFTFTVSPAISTAPKDCDIGLENPCISKSKALPLKIVAIVAILTTSLIGVMTPLFSRYISFIHPDGNGFMILKCFSSGIILGTGFMHVLPDSFEMLSSKCLNDDPWHKFPFAGFVAMVSGLVTLAIDSVTTSLYTVKNTVGQEPEEYGVDQEKATHTSHGYGVVLATKDNGSSDPQLLRYRVIAMVLELGILFHSMVIGLSLGATNDACTIKGLIIALCFHHLFEGIGLGGCILQADFRNVKKFLMAFFFAGTTPSGIFLGIALSSIYRDNSPTALITIGLLNACSAGMLIYMALVDLLATEFMGSMLQGSIKLQIKCFAAALLGCAVMSVVAKWA